A stretch of Schistocerca nitens isolate TAMUIC-IGC-003100 chromosome 6, iqSchNite1.1, whole genome shotgun sequence DNA encodes these proteins:
- the LOC126262666 gene encoding ejaculatory bulb-specific protein 3-like, with product MVRNLIFYCCLVAVVAISTQAAAQDKLDNFDVDEILNNDRLLKSYIQCMLDADDGKCTTEGKEIKSRLPEVLATGCGDCSPSQLERAIKSLKHITEKHPAEWTKLKAKFDPTGEYTKKNADTWKQYGVTL from the exons ATGGTGAGAAATCTGATCTTCTACTGCTGCCTCGTGGCCGTCGTCGCCATTTCTACGCAAGCCGCGGCGCAAGACAAGCTCGACAACTTCGACGTGGACGAGATTCTCAACAACGACCGCCTCCTGAAATCCTACATCCAGTGCATGCTCGACGCAGACGACGGAAAGTGCACCACCGAGGGCAAGGAGATCAAAA GCAGGCTGCCAGAAGTGTTGGCGACGGGATGTGGAGACTGCTCGCCTAGCCAGCTGGAGAGGGCTATCAAGAGCCTGAAGCACATCACAGAGAAGCACCCTGCAGAGTGGACCAAGCTGAAGGCCAAGTTCGACCCCACGGGAGAGTACACAAAGAAGAACGCCGACACCTGGAAGCAGTACGGCGTCACTCTCTGA